Proteins encoded by one window of Streptomyces sp. NBC_01477:
- a CDS encoding PucR family transcriptional regulator produces the protein MTCVADILALDILRAGRPEVVAGAAGLTGTVRWVHISELPDIAPMLSGSELVLTTGVMFPEDRAALAAYADALADVGAAGLVVELGRRYPDALPKALVRAAERRGLPLIALHREVRFVAVTEAVHALVVNRQYAELRASEEAHQTFNELAVEGADAADVVREVARMAGAAVVLENLSHQVLAFDPAGGDPQALLDGWERRSRAVAPPGRTGYDERSGWLVTAVGARGSDWGRLVLPGGTGPRRHTVLLERAAATLALGRLLDRDRESLERQTHRTLLSGILTHALTVSDVALRARALGVPLEGRRLVGVLLRQRGGQPSAALEAQARLRDFTEHAALTVRERGLTALTGALDDGSVGVLVSLGPHDEERAALDGLAAALAGGPPFVMAAGSSVGALRDARRTLLEAAQVADAAVHGEPAGGGTRGYYRLPDIRLRGLLHLLRDDARVQTYVEREIGPLLSHDAEHGTDLIRILRAYLSCGRNKSAAADAAHLSRPSFYDRLRRVEQVLGVDLDQVESCLSLHVALLALDAVRR, from the coding sequence GGGGCCGCCGGCCTGACCGGCACCGTCCGCTGGGTGCACATCAGCGAACTCCCCGACATCGCCCCCATGCTCAGCGGCAGCGAACTCGTGCTGACCACCGGCGTCATGTTCCCCGAGGACCGCGCCGCCCTGGCCGCGTACGCCGACGCGCTCGCCGACGTCGGCGCCGCGGGGCTGGTCGTGGAGCTGGGTAGGCGCTACCCGGACGCCCTCCCGAAGGCCCTGGTCAGGGCCGCGGAAAGGCGCGGCCTTCCGCTGATCGCGCTGCACCGCGAGGTGCGCTTCGTGGCGGTGACCGAGGCGGTGCACGCCCTGGTGGTCAACCGGCAGTACGCCGAGCTGCGCGCCTCGGAGGAGGCGCACCAGACGTTCAACGAGCTGGCCGTCGAGGGCGCGGACGCCGCCGACGTGGTCCGCGAGGTGGCCAGGATGGCCGGCGCCGCGGTGGTGCTGGAGAACCTCTCGCACCAGGTGCTGGCCTTCGACCCCGCGGGCGGCGACCCGCAGGCGCTGCTGGACGGCTGGGAGCGGCGCTCCCGCGCGGTCGCGCCGCCCGGGCGCACCGGCTACGACGAGCGGTCCGGCTGGCTGGTCACCGCGGTCGGGGCGCGCGGCAGCGACTGGGGGCGGCTGGTGCTGCCCGGCGGTACGGGTCCGCGCCGGCACACCGTGCTGCTGGAGCGCGCCGCCGCGACACTGGCGCTGGGCCGGCTGCTGGACCGCGACCGGGAGTCCCTGGAGCGCCAGACGCACCGCACCCTGCTGTCCGGCATCCTCACCCACGCACTGACCGTCTCCGACGTGGCGCTGCGGGCGCGGGCGCTGGGCGTGCCGCTGGAGGGCCGCCGGCTGGTCGGCGTCCTGCTGCGGCAGCGCGGCGGGCAGCCGTCCGCGGCGCTGGAGGCGCAGGCCCGGCTGCGGGACTTCACCGAGCACGCCGCGCTCACCGTGCGCGAGCGCGGCCTGACCGCGCTGACCGGCGCGCTGGACGACGGCTCGGTGGGCGTCCTGGTCTCACTCGGGCCGCACGACGAGGAGCGGGCCGCGCTCGACGGGCTGGCGGCGGCGCTGGCGGGCGGGCCGCCGTTCGTGATGGCGGCGGGCTCGTCGGTGGGCGCGCTGCGGGACGCCCGCCGCACCCTGCTGGAGGCGGCCCAGGTCGCCGACGCGGCGGTGCACGGCGAGCCCGCGGGCGGCGGCACCCGGGGCTACTACCGGCTGCCCGACATCCGGCTGCGCGGCCTGCTGCACCTGCTGCGGGACGACGCGCGGGTCCAGACGTACGTCGAGCGCGAGATCGGGCCGCTGCTCTCCCACGACGCCGAGCACGGCACCGACCTGATCCGCATCCTGCGCGCGTATCTGAGCTGCGGCCGCAACAAGTCGGCGGCGGCCGACGCGGCCCATCTGTCCCGGCCGTCGTTCTACGACCGGCTGCGCCGGGTGGAGCAGGTGCTCGGCGTGGACCTGGACCAGGTCGAGTCGTGCCTGTCACTGCATGTGGCGCTGCTGGCGCTGGACGCGGTACGCCGCTGA
- a CDS encoding adenosine deaminase, giving the protein MSDSAPARGLDAFIAGLPKAELHVHHVGSASPRIVAELAARHPDSAVPADPAALAEYFKFQDFAHFIQVYLSVVDLIRDAEDVRLLTFEVARDMARQNVRYAELTVTPYSSTRRGIPEREFMAAIEDARKAAEAELGVTLRWCFDIPGEAGLPSADETLRLALDLRPDGLVSFGLGGPEIGVPRPQFKPYFDRARAAGLHSVPHAGETTGPETIWDALRELGAERIGHGTSAAGDPRLLDHLAEHRIPLEVCPTSNIATRAVATLDEHPIRAMVAAGVLVTVNSDDPPMFGTDLNTEYAVAARLLGLDHHGVAGLARNAVEASFLDAAGKTRLAAEIDAYAAAWR; this is encoded by the coding sequence ATGTCCGACAGCGCTCCCGCACGCGGCCTCGACGCCTTCATCGCCGGGCTGCCGAAGGCCGAGCTGCATGTCCACCACGTGGGGTCCGCCTCCCCGCGCATTGTCGCGGAACTGGCCGCCCGGCACCCGGACTCGGCGGTGCCGGCCGATCCCGCGGCGCTCGCCGAATACTTCAAATTCCAGGACTTCGCGCACTTCATCCAGGTCTACCTGTCGGTGGTGGACCTGATCAGGGACGCGGAGGACGTACGGCTGCTCACCTTCGAGGTGGCCCGGGACATGGCGCGGCAGAACGTCCGCTACGCCGAGCTGACCGTGACGCCGTACAGCTCCACCCGGCGCGGCATCCCGGAGCGGGAATTCATGGCGGCGATCGAGGACGCCCGCAAGGCGGCCGAGGCGGAGCTGGGGGTGACGCTGCGCTGGTGCTTCGACATCCCCGGCGAGGCGGGGCTGCCCTCGGCGGACGAGACGCTGCGGCTCGCGCTGGACCTGCGCCCCGACGGACTGGTGTCGTTCGGCCTGGGCGGGCCCGAGATCGGGGTGCCGCGACCGCAGTTCAAGCCGTACTTCGACCGGGCGCGGGCGGCCGGGCTGCACAGTGTGCCGCACGCCGGGGAGACCACGGGCCCCGAGACCATCTGGGACGCGCTGCGCGAGCTGGGCGCCGAGCGGATCGGCCACGGCACCAGCGCCGCGGGCGACCCGCGGCTGCTCGACCACCTGGCCGAGCACCGTATCCCACTGGAGGTCTGCCCGACCTCCAACATCGCCACCCGGGCGGTCGCCACGCTCGACGAGCACCCGATAAGGGCCATGGTCGCGGCGGGCGTCCTGGTCACCGTCAACAGCGACGACCCGCCGATGTTCGGCACCGACCTCAACACGGAGTACGCGGTCGCCGCGCGGCTGCTGGGGCTGGACCACCACGGGGTGGCGGGGCTGGCCAGGAACGCCGTGGAGGCGTCGTTCCTGGACGCGGCGGGCAAGACGCGGCTCGCCGCCGAGATCGACGCGTACGCCGCCGCATGGCGGTGA